Proteins co-encoded in one Gemmatimonadaceae bacterium genomic window:
- a CDS encoding polysaccharide biosynthesis/export family protein: MLAVTIMAAASAFGQAPGPRALPLQPGDRVLLRIWADTTVMDSAVVGDNGSIMLPRLGPLSLTGVPAPAIGDSVRKAYSALLNPVSVEVTPLRRVSVVGEVRSPNVLYLDTYSTVRDAISRAGGIDDIGQVDPIVLMRDSGRVKLDHWRTRADDAAVIRSGDVIIVERDPWIKRNIFSVISGLGIVASLMITIFHK; the protein is encoded by the coding sequence GTGCTCGCCGTCACAATCATGGCGGCCGCGTCCGCGTTTGGACAGGCCCCCGGCCCCCGGGCCCTGCCCCTCCAGCCCGGCGACCGCGTGCTGCTCAGGATCTGGGCCGACACCACCGTCATGGATTCCGCGGTGGTCGGCGATAACGGTTCCATCATGCTCCCCAGGCTCGGGCCCCTGTCGCTTACCGGCGTGCCGGCGCCCGCCATCGGCGACTCCGTGCGCAAGGCCTATTCGGCGCTGTTGAACCCCGTGTCCGTCGAAGTCACCCCCCTCCGGCGGGTGAGCGTCGTGGGCGAGGTCCGCAGCCCCAATGTGCTCTATCTGGACACCTACTCCACCGTGCGCGACGCCATCTCGCGCGCCGGCGGCATCGACGACATCGGCCAGGTGGACCCGATCGTCCTCATGCGCGACTCCGGGCGCGTGAAGCTCGACCACTGGCGCACCCGCGCCGACGACGCCGCCGTGATCCGCTCGGGCGACGTGATCATCGTCGAGCGCGACCCCTGGATCAAGCGCAACATCTTCTCGGTGATCTCCGGCCTGGGCATCGTCGCCTCGCTGATGATCACGATCTTCCACAAATGA
- a CDS encoding sugar transferase has product MIGSAGDLPRALAHPAVLAGRMVVAAAVAVEVDDDEQAAAVGHLAAALQQHNAETILIAGPVGNRAMRHVADLALMHGCELLAVMPTEVPAGHDPVVVWSGDSPLVRLAPTIRGFWQAAMKRTVDLAGAGVGMVVLAPVMGVLCALIRMESAGSPIFAHERVGYKGRRFRCYKLRTMRASAEDELKTDPAMYEDYRRNHFKIPDGRDPRTTRVGRFLRRTSLDELPQLWNVFVGQMSLVGPRPVVPDELGVYGESAELLLSVRPGITGAWAVNGRHDVGYPDRCRIELGYVRGYSLRTDLHILSRTLQAVVRPGGELPD; this is encoded by the coding sequence GTGATCGGCTCGGCCGGCGACCTGCCGCGAGCGCTGGCCCACCCCGCGGTGCTGGCGGGGCGCATGGTGGTGGCCGCGGCCGTGGCCGTGGAAGTGGACGACGACGAGCAAGCGGCGGCGGTCGGCCACCTCGCCGCGGCGCTCCAGCAGCACAACGCCGAAACGATCTTGATCGCGGGGCCGGTGGGAAACCGGGCCATGCGGCACGTGGCCGACCTGGCGCTGATGCACGGGTGCGAGCTGCTGGCCGTGATGCCCACGGAGGTGCCGGCGGGGCACGACCCGGTGGTGGTGTGGAGCGGCGACAGTCCGCTGGTGCGGTTGGCGCCCACGATCAGGGGATTCTGGCAGGCGGCCATGAAGCGAACCGTGGACCTCGCGGGCGCGGGTGTGGGGATGGTGGTGCTGGCGCCGGTGATGGGGGTGCTGTGCGCGCTCATCCGGATGGAGAGCGCGGGGTCGCCCATCTTCGCGCACGAGCGGGTGGGGTACAAGGGACGGCGGTTCCGGTGCTACAAGCTGCGCACCATGCGGGCCAGCGCCGAGGACGAGCTCAAGACCGATCCGGCGATGTACGAGGACTACCGGCGGAACCACTTCAAGATTCCCGACGGCCGCGATCCGCGCACCACGCGAGTGGGGCGTTTTCTGCGGCGCACGAGCCTGGACGAGCTGCCGCAGTTGTGGAACGTGTTCGTGGGGCAGATGTCGCTGGTGGGGCCGCGGCCGGTGGTGCCCGACGAGCTGGGGGTGTACGGCGAGTCGGCGGAGCTGCTGCTCTCGGTGCGGCCGGGGATCACGGGGGCGTGGGCGGTGAATGGGCGGCACGACGTGGGGTATCCCGACCGGTGCCGCATCGAACTCGGGTACGTGCGCGGCTATTCGCTGCGCACCGATCTGCACATACTTTCAAGAACGCTACAGGCGGTGGTTCGGCCTGGCGGGGAACTGCCGGATTGA